One Tursiops truncatus isolate mTurTru1 chromosome 3, mTurTru1.mat.Y, whole genome shotgun sequence DNA segment encodes these proteins:
- the SMIM46 gene encoding small integral membrane protein 46, whose amino-acid sequence MDLGSGRGWDGDSETTFQLWLQLLLWGHVIVRFLGYLCCTLWAPKQSQHPEPRWPGVDGPQITPSHSAPHFALCWKRQEAEVSMGAPGWGSPHHYPSLSAHSFWYCHTLCPIPKSGKLIAPESTQPGPFSISKGQNRAVSESRHRVEPPSGVPADRQTHQGGKNRTWQFSGILLRAKEEAGPGFLLGSS is encoded by the coding sequence ATGGATCTGGGGTCAGGTAGAGGCTGGGATGGGGACTCAGAGACCACCTTCCAGCTGTGGCTGCAGCTGCTTCTCTGGGGCCATGTGATTGTCCGTTTCCTGGGCTACCTGTGCTGCACCCTCTGGGCACCTAAGCAGAGCCAGCACCCTGAGCCTCGCTGGCCAGGGGTAGATGGGCCCCAGATCACCCCATCCCACTCTGCCCCCCATTTTGCCCTctgctggaagaggcaggaagcagaggTGAGTATGGGGGCTCCTGGCTGGGGTTCCCCCCATCATTATCCCTCTTTATCTGCCCACTCTTTCTGGTACTGCCACACCCTGTGCCCCATCCCCAAATCTGGCAAGCTGATAGCACCAGAGAGCACACAGCCTGGGCCCTTCAGCATTTCGAAAGGCCAGAACAGGGCTGTGTCAGAATCAAGGCACCGTGTGGAGCCTCCTAGTGGGGTACCAGCAGACAGACAGACCCACCAAGGTGGGAAAAACAGGACATGGCAGTTCTCAGGGATTTTGCTGAGAGCAAAAGAGGAAGCAGGACCAGGCTTTCTCCTGGGTTCCTCTTAA